A genomic window from Fulvitalea axinellae includes:
- a CDS encoding GTP-binding protein, with protein sequence MGGKRNKEAIITIVGFLGAGKTTLLKHLARVYPQQGLSPYVILNDYENAQLDARQFTEQISANTIRALSGSCICCSGLQSLRDTVNQIPQRDNGITLIEANGTTDACSLAGFLGIGLDDRFLPPVQVSVVNINSWQRREKHNELEASQVQLSSLIILSHLDKAPVERQNEVMEHLRKLNPDAKIIPMAELDAGLLTRLHPSENEAKRIDHEKSHWSSCSIDLPEMPNEESIRLLCRKIPESILRVKGCVRLTGSATYTYFERTPEGDLSIRKFEGNPNMGAKLLTVGLGSDKSFLMDLVKEYV encoded by the coding sequence GCGGAAAGAGAAACAAAGAAGCGATTATAACCATTGTCGGATTTTTGGGAGCGGGAAAAACCACCTTGTTGAAGCATCTCGCAAGAGTTTATCCGCAACAAGGCCTGAGCCCGTATGTGATCCTGAACGATTATGAGAACGCCCAGCTCGACGCTAGGCAATTTACGGAACAGATTAGCGCGAACACGATTAGGGCCCTCAGCGGCAGTTGTATTTGCTGTAGCGGTCTGCAATCGCTTAGGGATACAGTTAATCAAATTCCCCAAAGGGATAACGGCATCACCCTAATTGAGGCAAACGGCACGACCGACGCCTGCTCCCTGGCCGGTTTTTTGGGAATCGGCCTCGACGACAGGTTTCTGCCGCCCGTACAGGTATCTGTAGTAAACATAAACAGCTGGCAAAGGCGCGAAAAGCACAATGAGCTTGAGGCCAGTCAGGTTCAGTTATCGTCATTAATCATCTTGTCACACCTGGACAAAGCCCCGGTGGAAAGGCAAAACGAGGTAATGGAGCATCTCCGTAAACTGAACCCCGATGCCAAGATAATCCCGATGGCCGAACTTGACGCCGGTTTACTAACCCGGCTTCACCCGTCCGAAAACGAAGCGAAGAGGATAGATCATGAAAAATCACACTGGTCTTCCTGTTCGATTGACCTGCCGGAAATGCCAAACGAAGAGAGTATCCGCCTGCTATGCCGCAAAATACCCGAGAGTATTCTTCGCGTTAAAGGCTGTGTGAGACTAACCGGAAGCGCAACCTACACTTATTTTGAAAGAACACCCGAAGGAGACCTGTCGATCCGGAAATTCGAGGGCAATCCCAATATGGGCGCAAAACTGTTGACAGTCGGATTGGGCAGCGATAAATCCTTTTTGATGGATTTGGTTAAAGAGTATGTGTAG
- a CDS encoding DUF2927 domain-containing protein — protein MKLEFFIKTSFCVLFFAVSCTEFQKASQEKGRISPETLKDLKNRYSKEAINYFYETAFYQDYVGRQERLIKWKDHIFVNSLGDLWPGDSIIIQNTITSINALDLPIKLQLTEDSSLVNTPIYFGEQKELERILNLTSSRYFQGAGLLSKESDVINQTKIGISNNATSYKTCSISDSATIRNSIILEELSNSLGIVGDSWRYKESIFFEGPYPNPVYSELDKEIIRFLYEPGMPTGYTRKQFEADFGDVLHHINAKEKVIDYAESNKIPVRYFESIAQNCFQDSTLLKYPTTIFLKLSGDFDTNDISFCNEITELFNEGNPWVHMEYANDNILNEAPSINIVLEEDPSLKTPALSERFINAGSQMFPMRLIGTIKFRFNRSLIEAYSQERKSLLVRTINQVLGFDHLKEDVIEFDPNGKMSFKPGYKELLSLYYNPVIPDGFTLEEMNEVIQALKEKSGTGQL, from the coding sequence ATGAAACTTGAATTTTTTATTAAAACATCCTTTTGCGTCTTATTTTTTGCAGTTAGCTGTACTGAATTTCAAAAGGCCTCTCAAGAGAAAGGGCGAATAAGCCCTGAAACTCTGAAGGATCTCAAAAATAGATACTCAAAGGAGGCTATAAATTATTTTTACGAAACGGCCTTTTATCAAGATTATGTAGGGAGACAAGAGAGGCTGATTAAATGGAAGGACCATATCTTTGTGAATTCTTTGGGTGATTTATGGCCAGGTGACTCGATAATCATTCAGAATACTATCACTAGTATAAATGCATTAGATTTACCGATAAAGCTTCAGCTTACTGAAGATTCCTCGTTGGTTAATACTCCGATTTATTTTGGGGAACAGAAAGAACTTGAAAGAATACTGAACCTGACTAGTTCTCGCTATTTTCAAGGAGCTGGATTACTTTCTAAAGAGTCCGATGTAATAAACCAGACGAAGATTGGTATTTCTAATAATGCTACATCATATAAAACATGTAGCATTTCAGATAGTGCTACTATTCGCAACTCAATCATTCTTGAAGAACTAAGTAATTCTTTGGGGATTGTTGGTGATAGTTGGAGATATAAAGAGAGTATTTTTTTTGAAGGACCTTACCCTAATCCGGTCTACTCTGAATTGGACAAAGAGATAATTAGATTCCTATACGAACCGGGGATGCCGACTGGTTATACCAGGAAACAATTCGAGGCTGACTTTGGCGATGTTCTTCACCATATTAACGCGAAGGAGAAGGTCATCGATTATGCTGAATCAAATAAAATTCCCGTTAGGTATTTTGAATCAATCGCTCAAAATTGTTTTCAAGATAGCACCCTTCTGAAGTATCCAACAACGATCTTCTTGAAGTTGTCAGGAGATTTCGACACGAATGATATTAGTTTTTGTAATGAGATCACCGAATTGTTCAATGAGGGCAATCCATGGGTTCATATGGAATATGCCAATGACAATATTTTGAATGAAGCCCCATCCATAAATATAGTTTTGGAAGAAGACCCAAGCCTCAAGACGCCGGCATTATCCGAACGCTTTATTAATGCTGGTTCCCAAATGTTTCCGATGCGCCTTATAGGAACTATTAAATTCCGTTTTAACAGATCTTTGATCGAAGCTTATTCTCAAGAAAGAAAAAGTTTGTTGGTCCGGACCATTAATCAGGTTCTTGGCTTTGACCATCTTAAAGAAGATGTTATTGAGTTTGACCCTAATGGTAAAATGTCGTTTAAACCCGGTTATAAGGAACTCTTA